In Equus asinus isolate D_3611 breed Donkey chromosome 13, EquAss-T2T_v2, whole genome shotgun sequence, one DNA window encodes the following:
- the LOC106844169 gene encoding C-type lectin domain family 10 member A-like, producing the protein MPVNYENFQDSESENQSPGLRIGLPPLQPFLQTLCSSSRLLLLSLGLNLMLLVGVCVIGSQNSTFQRDLVTLNNSTSQTELQVKSLISQGDSLQKTITPLKAGVGNLRQELQAARSMNDKVFSLEKKLEEEQQTLKADYAEIRLLVQQLAKDLTALTCQAAALKSNGSARACCPLNWLEHEGSCYWFSRSKKPWPEAEKQCQLQNAHLVVINSREEQDFVQEHIGSSDTWMGLSDPTGVWKWVDGTDYKTNFQNWSPGQPDDWDGHGLGPGEDCVHFNPDGTWNDNACQRPFHWVCETKMDKAS; encoded by the exons ATGCCAGTGAATTATGAAAACTTTCAGGACTCGGAGAGTGAGAACCAAAGCCCGGGGCTTAGAATTg GGctgcctcccctccagccctTCCTGCAGACACTCTGTTCCAGCTCCCGCCTCCTGCTGCTCTCCCTCGGCCTCAACCTCATGCTGCTGGTCGGTGTCTGTGTGATCGGATCCCAAA ATTCCACGTTTCAGAGGGACCTGGTGACCCTGAACAACTCCACATCACAAACTGAGCTTCAGGTCAAGTCCCTGATATCCCAGG GTGACAGTTTGCAAAAGACGATAACACCTCTGAAAGCAGGGGTGGGGAATCTCAGGCAGGAACTGCAAGCAG CCCGTAGCATGAACGACAAGGTGTTTTCCCTGGagaagaagctggaggaggagcagcagaCACTCAAAGCAG ATTATGCTGAAATACGCCTCCTAGTCCAGCAGCTGGCCAAAGACCTGACAGCCCTGACTTGCCAGGCGGCTGCCCTCAAGAGCAATG GCTCTGCCAGGGCCTGCTGCCCCCTTAACTGGCTGGAGCATGAAGGCAGCTGCTACTGGTTCTCTCGCTCTAAGAAGCCCTGGCCCGAGGCTGAGAAGCAGTGCCAGCTGCAGAACGCCCACCTCGTGGTCATCAACTCCAGAGAGgagcag GATTTTGTCCAGGAACATATAGGCTCCTCAGACACCTGGATGGGGCTCAGTGATCCTACAGGAGTCTGGAAATGGGTGGATGGGACAGACTACAAGACCAACTTCCA GAACTGGAGTCCAGGCCAGCCAGATGACTGGGATGGACATGGGCTGGGCCCAGGTGAGGACTGTGTCCACTTCAACCCGGATGGCACGTGGAATGACAATGCCTGCCAGAGGCCATTCCACTGGGTCTGTGAGACCAAGATGGACAAGGCCAGCTAG